The Parashewanella spongiae genome has a window encoding:
- a CDS encoding HU family DNA-binding protein, translating into MNKSELIEKIASDADITKAAAGRALDSFITAVTDGLKDGEKISLVGFGTFEVRQRAERTGRNPQTGAEIKIAAANIPAFKAGKALKDAVN; encoded by the coding sequence ATGAACAAATCTGAACTAATTGAGAAAATTGCATCTGATGCAGATATCACTAAAGCGGCTGCAGGTCGTGCATTAGATTCTTTTATCACTGCTGTTACTGACGGCTTAAAAGACGGTGAGAAAATTTCTCTTGTTGGTTTTGGTACTTTTGAAGTGCGTCAACGTGCAGAGCGCACTGGACGTAACCCTCAAACGGGTGCAGAAATTAAAATCGCAGCAGCGAATATTCCTGCATTTAAAGCAGGTAAAGCTTTAAAAGATGCTGTTAACTAA
- a CDS encoding SurA N-terminal domain-containing protein, producing MLEKIREGSQGVIAKSILVLVILSFAFAGISSYLGTTTEAPAATVNGEEISKAEFDQAYQNERGRLQQQLGEMFDTLAANDSYLETIKQNALDRLVSQKLLDQTAAKLGLTASDEQIRQAIIAEPAFHVDGVFDNDRYLALLSQLGYQPLAFRNTMRVDLTRRQLINATVGSEFALKGEAKQIAELQGQSRDIRYAIVNSEPFLAGITVTDEQAKEYYDINTTQFIRPEMVSLDYVELNAVDLSNNISVTEDQAQAYYDEHKAQYQTIEKRLPAHILIQFGDDEAKAEVKIKAIKKQLDEGANFTELAKKDSEDTFSGAEGGKLDWYEQGVMDPAFDDAMFALEKGQVSDVVKSDFGFHLIKLLDVQPVKTQSFAEVKTQIIDDLKQNEAQDKFFTLQQSLADTSYEVPDSLDEAAETINAEVKHTALFSRNTIPAELNNPAVIKAAFSDQVLQSGLNSDVIELGDDHVLVLRVNEHKVAGTKSFDEVKLDVITRIKQEQATEAAQVKVDEYAASIKAGKSEVELKTKTKLHRYDRELDSAIVNKAFQMTGSKSESAMSIATVSLAQGSAVVIVDKVNAAEGIDDTVIDSLKLQLTNQYSEQDYRALIAYLKAHAEITYSSNLDEEKGLL from the coding sequence ATGTTAGAAAAAATTCGCGAAGGTTCACAAGGCGTAATTGCGAAAAGCATACTCGTACTTGTGATACTTTCATTTGCCTTTGCTGGGATCAGTAGTTATCTAGGTACAACAACTGAAGCACCAGCAGCGACAGTTAATGGCGAAGAAATAAGTAAAGCTGAATTTGATCAAGCTTATCAAAATGAACGTGGAAGACTGCAACAACAATTAGGGGAGATGTTTGACACATTAGCCGCTAATGACAGCTATTTAGAAACAATAAAGCAAAATGCCCTTGATCGTTTAGTTTCTCAAAAATTACTTGATCAAACGGCAGCTAAACTAGGCCTAACGGCTTCAGATGAACAAATTCGCCAAGCGATAATAGCGGAGCCAGCGTTTCATGTTGACGGTGTATTCGATAATGATCGTTATTTAGCATTACTAAGCCAATTAGGGTATCAGCCACTTGCATTTAGAAATACTATGCGAGTTGATTTAACTCGTCGTCAGTTAATTAACGCCACCGTAGGCAGCGAATTTGCACTAAAAGGTGAAGCTAAGCAAATTGCAGAATTACAAGGTCAAAGCCGTGACATTCGTTATGCGATTGTAAATTCTGAACCATTTTTAGCTGGTATTACCGTTACCGACGAGCAAGCAAAAGAATATTACGATATTAATACAACTCAATTTATTCGACCTGAAATGGTGAGCTTAGATTATGTTGAATTAAATGCCGTTGATTTGTCGAATAATATCTCAGTTACTGAAGATCAAGCACAAGCTTATTATGATGAGCACAAAGCTCAATATCAAACTATTGAAAAGCGTTTACCTGCCCATATTCTTATTCAGTTTGGTGACGATGAAGCAAAAGCAGAAGTTAAAATCAAAGCGATTAAAAAGCAGCTTGATGAAGGTGCTAATTTTACTGAACTAGCCAAAAAAGATTCTGAAGATACCTTTAGTGGTGCAGAAGGCGGAAAGTTAGATTGGTATGAGCAAGGCGTTATGGATCCTGCATTTGATGATGCAATGTTTGCATTAGAGAAAGGTCAAGTATCAGATGTCGTTAAAAGTGATTTTGGTTTTCATTTAATTAAATTACTTGATGTTCAGCCTGTAAAAACTCAATCATTTGCAGAAGTCAAAACTCAGATTATTGATGATTTGAAGCAAAATGAAGCTCAAGATAAGTTCTTCACTTTACAGCAGTCTTTAGCCGATACAAGCTACGAAGTACCTGATTCTCTAGATGAAGCAGCTGAAACTATTAATGCTGAAGTGAAACACACCGCTTTATTTTCGCGTAACACTATTCCTGCTGAGTTAAATAATCCAGCAGTGATCAAAGCCGCATTTTCAGATCAAGTTTTACAAAGTGGCTTAAACAGTGACGTTATTGAATTAGGTGACGATCACGTACTTGTTTTACGTGTCAATGAGCACAAAGTAGCCGGCACAAAAAGTTTTGATGAAGTTAAGCTTGACGTCATTACTCGCATTAAGCAAGAACAAGCAACTGAAGCGGCACAAGTGAAAGTTGATGAATATGCCGCTAGTATAAAAGCAGGGAAGTCAGAAGTTGAATTAAAGACTAAGACGAAATTGCATCGCTATGATCGCGAGTTAGATTCAGCTATTGTGAATAAAGCGTTCCAGATGACAGGTTCTAAGTCAGAATCTGCAATGAGCATTGCGACAGTATCTTTAGCTCAAGGTTCAGCAGTAGTGATTGTAGATAAAGTGAATGCGGCTGAAGGTATTGATGACACAGTGATTGATTCATTAAAACTACAGTTGACTAATCAATACAGTGAACAAGATTACAGAGCCCTAATCGCATATCTAAAAGCCCATGCTGAAATTACTTATTCAAGCAATTTAGATGAAGAAAAAGGTTTATTGTAA
- a CDS encoding ISKra4 family transposase, with translation MKLAYSNSLEFSFFSEAKLQFERIISHLEDEQVKQESHGEVEAYIDTEGTELLRCLLQGFLDIKTAEEPRQQVCSNRDIALNHLKNNCKRNLESLFGTVTMHRKGYSQRRCDSVFPMDGELNLSKDKYSDGVRLRLATEAVKGSYDDAVSSIDTTTGAHVPKRQARQIVQDIAQDFDGFYLQQRYLKPENTSDLLVLTMDGKGIVMQPNSLREGTQKAAKQQKLKGRLSAGEKKDRKRMAEVAAVYTTKPLHRTPESIMSRNDNSNVRPLRVPPRNKRVWASVERSAATVIEEAFLEALERDPTQSRQWVVLVDGHPHQLKQIYRVMKKLNINATVVMDFIHVLEYLWKAAWCLFEKDDPEVEDWIEKRATEILRGNASQVAKGLGISATKRKLKQREGINKCIGYLLRNKSRLEYGKALEQGFPIASGVIEGACRHLINDRLDITGARWSLEGAEAILKLRSLRSSGDIEKYWEYHKKQSKQRLYRCG, from the coding sequence ATGAAACTAGCATACTCAAACTCACTCGAATTTTCATTCTTTTCTGAAGCCAAATTGCAATTTGAACGTATTATTTCGCACCTCGAAGACGAGCAAGTTAAGCAAGAGAGCCATGGAGAAGTTGAAGCTTATATCGATACCGAAGGAACTGAGTTGTTGCGGTGTTTATTACAGGGTTTCTTAGATATCAAAACCGCTGAAGAGCCCCGTCAGCAAGTTTGTTCCAACCGTGACATTGCATTGAATCATTTGAAAAATAACTGCAAACGAAACTTAGAAAGTTTATTTGGTACCGTAACGATGCATCGAAAAGGTTACAGTCAACGTCGGTGTGATAGCGTGTTTCCAATGGATGGTGAGCTGAATCTTTCGAAAGATAAATACTCTGATGGTGTACGCCTAAGACTCGCTACAGAAGCAGTCAAAGGCTCATATGATGATGCAGTAAGCTCAATAGATACCACCACAGGTGCGCACGTGCCCAAGCGACAAGCAAGGCAAATTGTGCAGGATATTGCACAAGATTTTGATGGTTTTTATCTCCAGCAGAGATACCTTAAGCCAGAAAATACATCTGATTTACTGGTATTGACTATGGATGGAAAAGGCATCGTTATGCAACCTAATAGCTTGAGAGAGGGCACGCAAAAAGCAGCGAAACAACAGAAGCTCAAAGGACGCCTAAGTGCTGGAGAAAAAAAAGACCGCAAACGAATGGCAGAAGTTGCAGCGGTATACACCACCAAGCCTTTGCATCGTACCCCAGAATCAATCATGTCTAGAAACGATAATTCAAATGTTCGTCCATTACGTGTGCCACCAAGAAATAAACGTGTGTGGGCAAGCGTAGAAAGAAGCGCTGCGACTGTGATTGAAGAAGCATTTTTAGAAGCTCTGGAACGAGACCCAACTCAAAGCCGTCAGTGGGTTGTACTCGTTGATGGTCATCCTCATCAGCTAAAACAAATTTATCGGGTGATGAAGAAACTCAACATCAATGCAACGGTGGTCATGGATTTCATCCATGTGCTTGAATATCTCTGGAAAGCGGCGTGGTGCTTATTTGAAAAAGATGATCCAGAAGTCGAAGATTGGATAGAAAAGCGAGCGACTGAAATCTTACGAGGTAATGCGTCACAAGTAGCAAAAGGCCTTGGGATCAGTGCAACAAAACGGAAATTAAAACAACGAGAAGGCATTAATAAGTGCATCGGTTATCTATTGAGAAATAAATCAAGATTAGAATACGGTAAAGCGTTAGAGCAAGGTTTCCCAATTGCTAGCGGTGTCATTGAGGGAGCTTGTCGTCATCTGATTAATGATAGGTTGGATATCACTGGAGCGAGATGGAGTCTTGAAGGTGCAGAAGCTATATTAAAACTTAGGTCGTTAAGATCGAGTGGTGATATTGAAAAGTATTGGGAGTATCACAAAAAGCAATCCAAACAGAGGTTATACAGATGTGGATAA
- a CDS encoding SET domain-containing protein-lysine N-methyltransferase: MSNGSDDEQAVKKHHNSHKYETSKKASKQGKKAFLHSAKVDKNQEIARAELQLELDEKKAQREALTFGQGRLILQCNSLGVRGLYADRNFKEGCYITKFDGFHQTIDQKRLKEIKADSDLWAHMTMLDNKTVIFGYKEPVEGEGAACFANDGRISVLHPSNAVFIRFSSGSIYLKATKNIALGEEILVDYGDKEHWKLVKEHDRQTYRQIFKKQVRSRKQVMKLVGNPHKSEQLKCVLPAFDSTPVPQFPEWKTATRQWTNSLLRYTLYKRKICTGNIINLDVLRQLNPAGNDYLNAMLSYFEANDGEVESYYQYFNKAGNGLDVPDVGIFIEPKQWHFQYFHYLIWRCGKKRDLTKDKVTGILKVIDTGHPDYCKLIHQYCMMTLGPLEEEATLDASDSEMHAKLSQIFTNFQSAHVELPKILTQGTGCHKVWSLLAIIELLNHMGVDVISSAENRVQVLSNRLAKSAETGDKACYYLTLKKILIRNDYKLSHVISHYKVRNHPLAKLPYEFSGVNWCESKPTSYFLALHLTGNGISSDALKHSNMTQLANVLSLIDHKRHLKTVKEILAIMAASYSHPDSLGQAMRKRGLKPPVGVDWSRSYIETLKREAKLNLLTLIIRKPRAKPEQFK, encoded by the coding sequence TTGTCGAATGGATCAGATGATGAGCAAGCAGTCAAAAAGCATCATAATAGTCACAAATACGAAACATCCAAGAAAGCATCTAAACAAGGGAAAAAAGCCTTTTTGCATTCTGCAAAAGTAGATAAAAATCAGGAGATTGCGAGAGCTGAACTTCAATTGGAACTTGATGAAAAAAAAGCACAAAGGGAAGCCCTTACTTTTGGTCAAGGTCGCCTAATATTGCAATGCAACAGCCTTGGCGTCAGAGGCCTGTATGCCGATCGAAACTTCAAAGAAGGTTGCTATATAACTAAATTTGATGGTTTTCACCAGACAATTGATCAAAAACGTTTGAAAGAAATTAAAGCAGATAGTGATCTGTGGGCTCATATGACTATGCTCGACAATAAAACAGTTATTTTTGGTTATAAGGAGCCTGTAGAGGGAGAAGGGGCTGCATGTTTTGCTAATGACGGGAGAATCAGCGTCCTTCATCCGAGTAATGCGGTATTTATCAGGTTTTCGAGTGGAAGTATCTACTTAAAAGCTACGAAAAACATCGCTCTCGGTGAAGAGATACTGGTAGATTATGGTGACAAAGAGCACTGGAAACTAGTAAAAGAGCATGATAGGCAGACTTATCGGCAGATATTTAAAAAGCAAGTAAGGAGCCGCAAGCAGGTAATGAAGCTGGTTGGCAATCCTCATAAAAGTGAGCAGTTAAAATGCGTCTTGCCTGCTTTCGACTCCACTCCAGTACCACAGTTTCCTGAATGGAAAACAGCTACACGGCAATGGACCAACAGTCTGCTAAGGTACACCTTATACAAAAGAAAGATATGTACAGGTAACATTATCAACCTAGATGTTTTGCGACAATTAAACCCTGCGGGTAATGATTACCTGAATGCTATGCTTAGCTATTTTGAAGCTAATGACGGTGAAGTGGAAAGCTACTATCAATATTTTAACAAAGCCGGAAACGGACTTGATGTACCGGATGTTGGTATTTTTATTGAACCTAAACAGTGGCATTTTCAGTACTTTCACTACCTTATTTGGAGGTGTGGTAAAAAAAGGGATTTGACCAAAGATAAAGTAACTGGAATTTTGAAAGTTATTGATACTGGCCATCCTGATTACTGTAAACTTATACATCAGTATTGTATGATGACATTAGGCCCTCTTGAAGAGGAAGCAACACTGGATGCTTCTGACTCTGAAATGCATGCCAAATTATCTCAGATTTTTACCAACTTTCAGTCTGCTCACGTAGAACTGCCGAAGATCCTGACACAGGGAACAGGGTGTCACAAAGTCTGGTCTCTCTTGGCCATAATTGAGTTGCTCAATCATATGGGGGTCGATGTGATAAGTTCTGCAGAAAACAGAGTACAGGTACTTTCTAATAGGCTGGCTAAGTCAGCCGAAACGGGGGATAAAGCTTGTTACTATTTAACCCTGAAGAAAATTCTTATTAGGAATGACTACAAGCTCAGCCATGTCATCAGTCATTATAAAGTCAGGAATCACCCTCTGGCGAAGCTGCCGTATGAGTTTTCAGGGGTTAATTGGTGTGAAAGTAAGCCAACTTCTTATTTTCTCGCATTGCACCTCACTGGAAATGGGATCAGTTCCGATGCACTAAAACATTCTAATATGACACAGTTAGCAAATGTACTTTCACTCATTGACCACAAAAGGCATCTAAAAACAGTAAAGGAAATTTTAGCAATAATGGCTGCGAGCTATTCACATCCGGATTCACTTGGACAAGCCATGCGTAAAAGAGGATTGAAACCACCAGTTGGTGTTGATTGGAGTCGATCGTATATTGAGACTCTTAAACGTGAAGCCAAACTAAACTTACTGACTTTGATTATAAGAAAACCTAGAGCAAAACCAGAACAATTTAAGTAA
- the fabV gene encoding enoyl-ACP reductase FabV, giving the protein MIIKPKIRGFICTTTHPVGCEANVQEQINITKANKKLANGPKKVLVIGSSSGYGLASRITTAFGSQAATLGVFFEKPSTDTKPGTAGWYNSAAFDKLAKAEGLYSKSINCDAFSHEAKQKTIELIKQDLGQVDMVVYSLASPVRKLPDSGEMVRSSLKPIAEPYRSTAVDTNKDTIIETSVEPATEAEIADTVTVMGGQDWELWINALAEAGVLTNDCKTVAYSYIGTELTWPIYWHGALGKAKMDLDRAAHALNEKLATSGGSANVAVLKSVVTQASSAIPVMPLYIAMVFKKMREQGLHEGCIEQINRMVSDRLYRQDGAAAETDEDNRLRLDDWELRDEIQQHCRDLWPTITTENLAELTDYREYKEEFLKLFGFGVEGIDYDADVNPNVEFDVIQL; this is encoded by the coding sequence ATGATTATTAAACCAAAAATTCGTGGATTTATTTGTACAACAACTCATCCAGTTGGCTGTGAAGCCAATGTACAAGAGCAGATAAACATCACCAAAGCTAACAAAAAATTAGCCAACGGCCCTAAAAAAGTATTAGTAATCGGTTCTTCAAGTGGATATGGGTTAGCTTCACGCATTACAACCGCATTCGGGAGCCAAGCTGCTACTCTCGGCGTGTTTTTCGAAAAACCATCTACAGACACTAAGCCGGGCACCGCCGGTTGGTATAATTCAGCAGCTTTCGACAAGCTAGCTAAAGCCGAAGGTTTATATTCAAAAAGCATCAACTGTGACGCATTCAGTCACGAAGCTAAGCAAAAGACTATTGAGCTTATTAAGCAAGACTTAGGTCAAGTCGATATGGTGGTATATTCATTAGCATCTCCAGTTCGTAAACTGCCTGATTCAGGCGAAATGGTTCGCTCATCCCTCAAGCCTATTGCTGAACCATATCGTTCAACCGCTGTTGACACCAATAAAGACACGATTATTGAAACAAGTGTTGAACCTGCGACTGAAGCCGAAATCGCAGATACAGTAACAGTAATGGGCGGTCAAGATTGGGAGTTATGGATAAATGCTCTTGCAGAAGCTGGAGTATTAACTAACGACTGTAAGACGGTTGCATATAGCTACATCGGAACTGAGTTAACCTGGCCTATCTACTGGCATGGCGCTTTAGGCAAAGCAAAAATGGATTTAGATCGTGCCGCTCATGCTCTAAATGAAAAATTAGCGACATCGGGTGGCAGTGCCAATGTTGCTGTATTGAAAAGTGTCGTGACGCAAGCCAGTTCTGCAATTCCTGTAATGCCACTATACATTGCTATGGTATTCAAAAAAATGCGCGAGCAAGGCCTACACGAAGGCTGTATTGAGCAAATCAACCGCATGGTGAGCGACCGTTTATACCGTCAAGATGGCGCAGCCGCAGAAACGGACGAAGATAATCGCCTACGTTTAGACGATTGGGAATTACGCGATGAAATTCAGCAGCATTGTCGTGACTTGTGGCCAACAATCACTACCGAGAACCTAGCTGAGCTAACTGATTACCGTGAATACAAAGAAGAGTTCTTAAAATTATTTGGCTTTGGAGTAGAAGGCATTGATTACGATGCTGATGTAAACCCAAATGTAGAATTTGACGTTATTCAGCTTTAA
- a CDS encoding ATP-binding cassette domain-containing protein, which produces MANPLLEVKNLSKKYCSGYKGFKKQFSQALKPISFTLEPGKTLAIVGEAGSGKSTLARILVGAEQRSSGEIYFEGTSLERRNVKQRCRLIRMIFQDPNTSLNSRLTIGELLDEPLRFNTLLSGRQRRDQVISTLRKVGLLPEHAEFYPHMISEGQKQRVAVARALMLNPKIIIADEALTALDLSVRAQILNLLITLQQELGLSFIFATHNLSIVRHMSDNIVVMHKGEIIEQAATETLFADPQHSHTRKLLRDQFD; this is translated from the coding sequence ATGGCCAATCCACTACTTGAAGTAAAGAACCTGAGTAAAAAATATTGTTCAGGCTATAAAGGTTTTAAAAAGCAATTTAGTCAGGCGTTAAAGCCCATATCTTTTACTCTTGAACCCGGAAAAACACTGGCTATCGTTGGTGAAGCGGGGTCAGGTAAAAGTACACTGGCACGGATTTTAGTGGGTGCAGAACAGCGCAGCAGTGGAGAAATTTACTTCGAAGGAACATCTCTTGAGCGCCGGAACGTAAAGCAGCGTTGTCGATTAATCAGAATGATTTTTCAAGATCCAAATACCTCTTTAAATAGCAGGTTAACTATTGGTGAATTATTAGACGAACCATTGAGGTTTAATACGCTTCTATCTGGCAGACAACGACGAGATCAGGTCATCAGTACTCTGAGAAAAGTTGGATTATTACCTGAGCATGCTGAATTCTATCCTCATATGATTTCTGAAGGACAAAAACAGCGTGTGGCCGTAGCGCGTGCCTTAATGTTAAACCCGAAGATAATTATTGCCGATGAAGCATTAACGGCCTTAGATTTATCTGTACGAGCTCAGATACTCAATTTATTGATCACACTCCAACAAGAACTGGGCCTGTCTTTTATCTTTGCTACTCATAATTTAAGTATCGTTCGACACATGAGTGATAATATTGTTGTCATGCACAAAGGTGAAATCATTGAACAGGCTGCTACCGAAACATTATTTGCCGATCCTCAACATTCACACACACGAAAATTACTTAGAGATCAATTCGATTAA
- a CDS encoding oligopeptide/dipeptide ABC transporter ATP-binding protein, protein MPLLDIRNLTIELNTPNGKVKVLEKVSLTLNAGEIRGLVGESGSGRSLLAKAIVGLTEPNWTLNADRMMFDGKNLMRMTSYERRKLMGSNISMIFQDPSGSFDPAKTVGSQLIEVMLVPKGTMFWNRSSAKNKQAEKWLHKVGIKDTKRVMSSYGWELSEGECQKAMIAMAIAGKPQLLIADEPTTNMEPSTRAQIFRLLTQLNQLQNVTILLISHELENMIKWSDSLTFLYCGQVTESGPTQKIINKPYHPYTKTLLSHIPDHKNNIEHKAIMPTLPGSIPSLQHLPIGCRLGPRCPQAERKCVNQPKLTQDKQRNFACHFPFNREDKNGQSTT, encoded by the coding sequence ATGCCATTACTTGATATACGTAACCTAACGATTGAATTAAATACCCCTAACGGGAAAGTTAAGGTATTAGAAAAGGTAAGTTTGACTCTAAACGCTGGCGAAATAAGAGGGCTGGTTGGTGAGTCTGGTTCAGGTCGAAGCCTACTGGCCAAAGCCATAGTGGGATTAACTGAGCCAAACTGGACACTTAATGCCGATCGCATGATGTTTGATGGAAAGAACCTCATGAGAATGACTTCATATGAACGTCGAAAGCTGATGGGCAGTAATATATCAATGATATTTCAAGACCCGTCTGGCAGCTTTGACCCTGCCAAAACTGTTGGTTCTCAGCTTATTGAAGTCATGCTTGTTCCCAAAGGTACAATGTTTTGGAACAGGAGTTCAGCCAAAAATAAACAAGCCGAAAAATGGTTACATAAAGTAGGTATTAAAGATACTAAACGTGTGATGTCCAGCTACGGATGGGAATTATCTGAAGGTGAATGTCAAAAAGCCATGATTGCAATGGCTATTGCTGGCAAACCGCAATTACTTATTGCTGATGAACCAACGACCAACATGGAGCCCAGCACCCGAGCACAAATATTTCGTTTGTTAACTCAATTAAACCAGCTACAAAACGTCACTATTTTATTGATCAGCCATGAACTTGAAAACATGATCAAATGGTCAGATAGCCTAACATTTTTATATTGTGGTCAAGTCACTGAATCAGGCCCAACACAAAAAATCATTAATAAGCCTTACCATCCTTATACCAAAACCTTGTTATCACATATCCCAGATCATAAGAATAACATCGAACATAAAGCGATTATGCCAACTTTACCGGGCTCAATTCCATCCTTGCAGCACCTGCCAATAGGTTGTCGCTTAGGGCCACGCTGCCCTCAAGCAGAGCGGAAATGCGTTAATCAGCCAAAACTAACCCAAGATAAACAGCGCAACTTTGCGTGCCACTTTCCGTTTAATCGAGAAGATAAAAATGGCCAATCCACTACTTGA
- a CDS encoding ABC transporter permease subunit, with product MAQINMYQNDEIPSPRKRTWNAFLANPFALLGLWIVVLLLVIVIFTNYLAPYPAEIQDSTALLVPPSWDPNGSVRHFLGTDDLGRDILSRLLHGTHLTFALSLIVVFFSMSVGFVIGSISGMMRGIKSSILAHLLDALLSIPSLIMAMLVVAVLGTGLENVFWAVGLALIPQFVRAIHQAIHDELQKEYVTAAKLDGANSIQIYWYVIMPNVWDVLIIQTTFGLSVAILDVAALGFLNLGAQAPSSEWGAMILQGTDHFLIAPWTVTIPGFAILITVLAINLVGDGLRSALTPKRR from the coding sequence ATGGCACAAATTAATATGTATCAGAACGATGAAATTCCATCGCCTAGGAAAAGAACATGGAACGCGTTTTTGGCCAATCCATTTGCTCTACTCGGGTTATGGATTGTAGTTTTGCTTTTGGTCATAGTTATTTTTACCAATTACCTAGCCCCTTATCCTGCTGAAATTCAAGACTCAACGGCTTTGTTAGTACCACCTTCATGGGATCCAAATGGGTCTGTCAGGCACTTTTTAGGCACGGATGATTTAGGCCGTGATATTCTCAGTCGATTATTACATGGCACTCACCTTACTTTCGCCCTTTCACTGATTGTTGTTTTCTTTTCGATGTCGGTAGGGTTTGTTATTGGCTCGATTTCGGGAATGATGCGAGGCATAAAGTCCAGTATTTTAGCTCACTTATTAGATGCCCTTTTGTCCATTCCATCTTTAATCATGGCTATGTTGGTGGTTGCTGTTTTAGGTACAGGATTGGAAAACGTTTTTTGGGCTGTTGGCTTGGCTCTTATTCCTCAATTCGTCCGTGCAATACATCAAGCTATCCATGATGAGTTACAGAAAGAATATGTAACAGCAGCCAAACTTGATGGTGCTAATTCCATACAAATATATTGGTACGTCATCATGCCGAATGTCTGGGATGTGTTAATTATCCAAACAACTTTTGGGCTTTCTGTAGCGATTTTAGATGTTGCCGCATTGGGCTTTTTAAATCTTGGGGCACAAGCTCCAAGCTCTGAATGGGGTGCAATGATCCTCCAAGGTACGGATCACTTTTTGATAGCGCCTTGGACGGTCACAATTCCTGGGTTTGCGATTCTAATTACAGTATTAGCTATTAACTTGGTTGGTGACGGTTTACGTTCAGCACTCACACCAAAGAGGCGCTAA
- a CDS encoding ABC transporter permease, whose protein sequence is MAWYLLRRLNLFIATSLVMLAVLFYATNLFPTDQVVALSGVINPNSADKLHIVHSYHLDSNIFSQFYAYITHRLSGDFGLSITSQQPVSQELINVLPASFELSIIAGLLASIIGVPIGVLASFNQHKMTQNIIISATLSGYSVPVFWLGLMLAHWFGVQRDWLPISGQINLLYDIKPITGFLIIDSFLASDKYGMAAFYDTLQHIVLPAITLCVLPLTVVIRMTRSAMIEVMSQTYIRAAEARGLHTGQIVLRHALPNALIPILKQLGVMLGSFASYAILVEVSFAWPGVGYWLVSGIYQRDYTVIQGGVCTVALLIIFLNILIDVLHTASNPITKKEFYGTN, encoded by the coding sequence ATGGCTTGGTATCTATTAAGACGACTCAATTTATTTATTGCCACGTCATTGGTCATGTTAGCTGTGCTTTTTTATGCAACAAACTTGTTTCCAACAGATCAAGTTGTCGCTCTGAGTGGAGTAATTAATCCAAATTCAGCCGATAAATTACACATTGTGCACAGCTATCACTTAGACAGTAATATTTTCAGTCAATTTTATGCTTATATAACTCATCGTTTATCGGGGGATTTTGGATTATCCATCACCTCACAGCAACCCGTTAGCCAAGAGCTTATTAACGTACTTCCAGCTTCATTCGAACTTTCTATAATAGCTGGCTTGCTCGCAAGCATTATCGGTGTACCTATTGGTGTTTTAGCGTCATTTAATCAACATAAAATGACACAAAATATTATTATTTCAGCTACGTTATCGGGCTATTCAGTACCTGTTTTTTGGTTAGGGTTAATGTTGGCACACTGGTTTGGAGTTCAAAGGGACTGGTTGCCTATTTCTGGGCAAATTAATTTACTTTACGATATTAAACCTATTACTGGATTTCTCATTATCGACAGTTTTTTAGCTAGCGATAAATATGGAATGGCTGCTTTTTATGACACCTTACAACACATCGTCTTACCCGCTATAACATTATGTGTATTACCCTTAACCGTTGTGATACGAATGACTCGTTCAGCAATGATTGAAGTAATGAGCCAAACGTATATTCGAGCAGCCGAAGCAAGAGGGCTTCATACAGGTCAAATTGTGCTGCGACATGCCCTTCCGAATGCACTTATACCTATACTCAAACAGCTAGGGGTAATGCTTGGGTCTTTTGCAAGTTATGCCATTTTGGTAGAAGTGAGCTTTGCTTGGCCTGGAGTAGGTTACTGGCTAGTCTCGGGGATTTATCAACGTGATTATACCGTCATTCAAGGTGGTGTTTGTACTGTTGCACTGTTAATTATTTTTTTAAATATTTTAATAGATGTTTTACATACAGCTTCTAACCCGATCACTAAAAAAGAATTTTATGGCACAAATTAA